A genomic stretch from Amycolatopsis sp. 195334CR includes:
- a CDS encoding RNA polymerase sigma factor, giving the protein MDPLLEPDTELWRRAALGDQDAFAELFERHVQAVWNHAYRLTGSWSVAEDLASATFLTAWRKRGEVTLVNESALPWLYTVAGNLARTEHRGSVRRLRLVRRAGPEPVADDHADAVVDRLAASDRVRELAAAVAALPRAQRRVVELCLLGELPVPDAAELLGLAEPSVRAHLSRARARLRTELEGSR; this is encoded by the coding sequence ATGGATCCGCTCCTCGAACCCGACACGGAACTGTGGCGGCGTGCGGCCCTGGGGGATCAGGACGCCTTCGCCGAGCTGTTCGAACGACATGTGCAGGCGGTGTGGAACCACGCCTACCGGCTGACCGGTTCCTGGTCGGTGGCCGAGGACCTGGCTTCGGCCACCTTCCTGACCGCCTGGCGCAAACGCGGCGAGGTGACGCTGGTCAACGAGTCGGCGTTGCCGTGGCTGTACACGGTGGCGGGCAATCTGGCCCGCACCGAGCACCGCGGCTCGGTGCGCCGGTTGCGCCTGGTGCGGCGGGCCGGACCCGAGCCGGTGGCCGACGACCACGCCGACGCGGTGGTGGACCGGCTGGCCGCGAGTGACCGGGTGCGCGAGCTGGCCGCGGCGGTGGCCGCGTTGCCCAGGGCGCAGCGGCGGGTGGTGGAGCTGTGCCTGCTCGGTGAGCTGCCGGTCCCCGACGCCGCCGAACTGCTCGGGCTGGCCGAGCCCTCGGTCCGGGCCCACCTTTCGCGGGCGCGGGCCCGCCTGCGCACGGAACTGGAGGGATCCCGGTGA
- a CDS encoding IS481 family transposase, whose amino-acid sequence MSHPNATLTPRTRLRLARLIVERGWRPAEAATMFMVAVTTARKWAERYRAEGEAGMADRSSRPHHSPARTPGPVVRQIVRLRWRHRLGPVQIAGRLGLHASTVHAVLVRCRINRLSRIDRVTGEPLRRYEHPHPGSLIHVDVTKFGNIPDGGGHRYVGRQQGARNKRATPNLPRGNDYKPRTGTAFLHTVIDDHSCLAYAEIHADEKTPAATAVLRRAVAWFAEHGVQVERVLSDNGSAYRSHAWRDTCTELGITPKRTRPYRPQTNGKIERFHRTLAEGWAYARYYPTETARRTALPGWLHFYNHHRPHSSTEGQPPITRLTNLPGHHN is encoded by the coding sequence ATGTCCCACCCTAATGCCACTTTGACCCCGCGAACCCGGCTGCGGCTGGCGCGCCTGATCGTTGAGCGGGGCTGGCGGCCGGCCGAGGCCGCGACGATGTTCATGGTCGCGGTCACCACCGCCCGCAAGTGGGCCGAGCGCTACCGCGCCGAGGGCGAGGCGGGGATGGCCGATCGCAGCTCGCGCCCACACCACAGCCCTGCCCGAACCCCCGGCCCTGTCGTGCGGCAGATCGTGCGGTTGCGCTGGCGGCACCGGCTGGGCCCGGTCCAGATCGCCGGCCGGCTCGGGCTGCACGCCTCGACGGTGCACGCGGTACTGGTGCGCTGCCGGATCAACCGGCTCTCCCGTATCGACCGGGTCACCGGCGAACCCCTGCGCCGCTACGAACATCCCCACCCCGGCTCACTGATCCACGTCGACGTCACCAAGTTCGGCAACATCCCCGACGGCGGCGGCCACCGCTACGTCGGACGCCAGCAGGGCGCCCGCAACAAACGCGCCACCCCGAACCTGCCCCGCGGCAACGACTACAAACCCCGCACCGGCACCGCGTTCCTGCACACCGTCATCGACGACCACTCATGCCTGGCCTACGCCGAAATCCACGCCGACGAAAAGACCCCCGCCGCCACCGCCGTCCTGCGCCGGGCCGTGGCCTGGTTCGCCGAACACGGAGTCCAGGTCGAACGCGTCCTGTCCGACAACGGCTCGGCCTACCGTTCCCACGCCTGGCGCGACACCTGCACCGAACTCGGCATCACCCCGAAACGCACCCGCCCCTACCGCCCCCAAACCAACGGCAAGATCGAACGCTTCCACCGCACCCTGGCCGAGGGCTGGGCCTACGCCCGCTACTACCCCACAGAAACCGCACGCCGCACAGCCCTACCAGGCTGGCTCCACTTCTACAATCACCACCGACCCCACTCATCCACCGAAGGCCAGCCACCCATCACCCGACTAACCAACCTCCCTGGACATCACAACTAG
- a CDS encoding TetR/AcrR family transcriptional regulator, translating to MSLRERKKQRTRQAISDAAIALFLDAGFDRVSVAEVAAAAEVSKPTLFKYFPAKEDLVIDRLADHREEAAAVVRAATGRPPLAALHEHFRTGLDRRDPITGLCDEPEVLALNRLIYDTPALLAGMSRFTDHSVDALTTALREATGRDDLAPRLAAGQIVTVQRLLALENHRHITAGETAAARHPAAAAEADQAFGLLRSGLDGL from the coding sequence ATGAGCCTTCGGGAGCGGAAGAAGCAGCGCACGCGCCAGGCCATCTCGGACGCGGCGATCGCGTTGTTCCTCGACGCCGGCTTCGACCGGGTCTCGGTGGCCGAGGTGGCCGCGGCCGCCGAGGTGTCCAAGCCGACCCTGTTCAAGTACTTCCCCGCCAAGGAGGACCTGGTCATCGACCGGCTCGCCGACCACCGCGAGGAAGCCGCCGCGGTGGTGCGCGCCGCGACCGGGCGGCCGCCGTTGGCCGCGCTGCACGAGCACTTCCGCACCGGGCTCGACCGCCGGGACCCGATCACCGGGCTGTGCGACGAACCCGAGGTGCTCGCCCTCAACCGGCTCATCTACGACACCCCGGCGCTGCTGGCGGGCATGTCGCGGTTCACCGACCACTCCGTCGACGCGCTGACCACCGCGCTGCGCGAGGCGACCGGCCGCGACGACCTCGCGCCCCGCCTGGCCGCCGGGCAGATCGTCACCGTGCAGCGCCTGCTCGCGCTGGAGAACCACCGGCACATCACCGCCGGCGAGACGGCCGCGGCCCGTCACCCCGCGGCCGCCGCCGAAGCGGACCAGGCGTTCGGTCTGCTGCGCTCAGGCCTGGACGGGCTGTGA
- a CDS encoding winged helix-turn-helix transcriptional regulator, with protein sequence MIESTTTPELACPIAPVVDVVFSRWTTPILWVLHEYGKQRFVELERRITTITPKVLTQRLRQLERDGLVVRTYHAEVPPRVEYEISELGRSLSPLFAALSEWSVHLPEVDRARAAYDARGGRR encoded by the coding sequence GTGATCGAGAGCACAACCACCCCGGAGCTGGCGTGCCCGATCGCGCCGGTGGTCGACGTGGTGTTCAGCCGCTGGACCACGCCGATCCTGTGGGTGCTGCACGAGTACGGCAAGCAGCGGTTCGTCGAGCTGGAGCGCCGCATCACCACGATCACGCCCAAGGTGCTCACCCAGCGGCTGCGGCAGCTCGAACGCGACGGGCTGGTGGTGCGCACCTATCACGCGGAGGTGCCCCCGCGGGTGGAGTACGAGATCAGCGAACTGGGCCGGAGCCTGTCGCCGTTGTTCGCCGCGCTGTCGGAGTGGTCGGTCCACCTGCCCGAAGTCGACCGAGCCAGGGCGGCTTACGACGCTCGTGGCGGGCGCCGCTGA
- a CDS encoding DUF998 domain-containing protein encodes MTTTASRPAFSTRSLLTCAVVAAPLWASVSLVQAATREGFDLTRLPLSMLSVGSLGWVQVLNFLVGGLLTVLGAIGLGRVLPGRWAARLVAVSGVGMIGAGVFTMDPADPFGGASLGHMAAGTLGFATLVAACYVLGRHFTGRKAVASYVAGTALLLGDLWAMSGGAAGSLTLAIGWITALLWISFVAARYRCLTLTPCQVVDRPAWTTTATFPTATPTPWR; translated from the coding sequence ATGACCACCACCGCTTCCCGTCCCGCGTTCTCCACCCGGTCCCTGCTCACCTGCGCGGTCGTCGCCGCGCCGCTGTGGGCCTCGGTCTCCCTGGTCCAGGCCGCCACCCGCGAGGGATTCGACCTGACGCGGCTGCCGCTGAGCATGCTCAGCGTGGGCTCGCTCGGCTGGGTGCAGGTCCTGAACTTCCTGGTCGGCGGCCTGCTCACGGTGCTCGGCGCGATCGGCCTGGGGCGCGTGCTGCCCGGCCGGTGGGCGGCGCGGCTGGTCGCGGTCAGCGGCGTGGGGATGATCGGCGCCGGGGTGTTCACCATGGACCCGGCCGACCCGTTCGGCGGGGCGAGCCTGGGGCACATGGCCGCGGGCACGCTCGGCTTCGCCACCCTGGTCGCGGCCTGCTACGTGCTGGGCAGGCACTTCACCGGCCGGAAGGCGGTCGCCTCCTACGTCGCGGGCACCGCGCTGCTGCTCGGCGACCTGTGGGCGATGAGCGGGGGCGCCGCGGGCTCGCTGACGCTGGCGATCGGCTGGATCACCGCGCTGCTGTGGATCTCCTTCGTCGCCGCCCGGTACCGCTGTTTGACTCTCACACCGTGTCAGGTCGTAGACCGTCCGGCATGGACTACTACGGCAACGTTCCCTACTGCTACGCCGACTCCGTGGCGATGA
- a CDS encoding sigma-70 family RNA polymerase sigma factor has translation MDAHRSIDAVWKLESARIVAGLTRLVHDVGLAEEMAQDALVAALEQWPESGVPDNPGAWLMAVAKRRAIDHLRRSRRLEELGDTDEPEAAEAEPEQDDVLRLMFLSCHPVLPAPARVALTLRLLGGLTTAEIARAFLLSEPKIAQRVATAKRTLAEERVPFELPERAELAGRLSSVLEVIYLIFNEGYSATSGDDLMRPGLTLEALRLGRLLARLAPGEAEVHGLVALMEIQQSRSAARTGPSGEPIQLHQQNRGRWDRLLIRRGFTAMLKAREAGGKPGPYLLQGAIAVCHAQARTAEDTDWTQIATLYDALVRLLPTPIVQLNRAVAYGRAHGPAAGLAMADALLSDPALQDYHLLPGVRADLLAELGRNDEARVEFQRAAALTRNAAERAFLHRRADGLPTGGHPVRTLADAAADFLARDTLDAATVRSYGQTLRRLRATLGGQLPLASLTADQVTRVFTTAWGDAAATTWNRHRSALRSFAAWAGMDDLGAGLDRRAETSTRIPSIAPARLDALWSQDLPLRERTLWRLLHESAAGVRTVLSLDIEHLDLEDRRAEIGGTWVSWRSGTARLLPELLAGRTRGPLFLADRRPAPARTPAAADLCPETGRRRLSYERAEYLFKQATRPLDPDGRGYTLRQLKPRN, from the coding sequence ATGGACGCCCACCGCTCGATCGACGCGGTCTGGAAGCTGGAGTCGGCCCGGATCGTCGCCGGGCTGACCCGGCTGGTCCACGACGTCGGCCTCGCCGAGGAAATGGCGCAGGACGCGCTCGTGGCCGCGTTGGAGCAGTGGCCGGAGTCGGGCGTCCCGGACAATCCGGGCGCCTGGCTGATGGCCGTGGCCAAGCGGCGGGCGATCGACCACCTGCGGCGCTCCCGGCGGCTCGAAGAACTCGGCGACACCGACGAACCCGAGGCCGCCGAGGCGGAGCCCGAGCAGGATGACGTGCTCCGCCTGATGTTCCTGTCATGCCACCCGGTGCTGCCCGCACCGGCCAGGGTGGCGCTGACCCTGCGGCTGCTCGGCGGCCTGACCACCGCCGAGATCGCCAGAGCGTTCCTGCTCAGCGAACCGAAGATCGCCCAGCGCGTGGCCACCGCAAAGCGCACGCTGGCCGAGGAGCGCGTGCCGTTCGAACTGCCCGAGCGCGCCGAACTCGCCGGGCGCCTGTCGTCCGTGCTCGAAGTGATCTACCTGATCTTCAACGAGGGCTACTCGGCCACCTCCGGCGACGACCTGATGCGCCCCGGCCTGACCCTGGAGGCGCTGCGGCTGGGCCGGTTGCTGGCCCGGCTCGCCCCCGGCGAGGCCGAGGTGCACGGCCTGGTCGCGCTGATGGAGATCCAGCAGTCCCGCTCGGCCGCGCGCACCGGCCCGTCCGGCGAACCCATCCAGCTGCACCAGCAGAACCGCGGCCGCTGGGACCGGCTGCTCATCCGCCGCGGGTTCACCGCGATGCTCAAGGCCCGCGAAGCCGGCGGCAAACCCGGCCCGTACCTGCTGCAGGGCGCGATCGCGGTGTGCCACGCGCAGGCCCGCACCGCCGAGGACACCGACTGGACGCAGATCGCCACCCTCTACGACGCGCTCGTCCGGCTCCTGCCGACGCCGATCGTGCAGCTCAACCGCGCGGTCGCCTACGGCAGGGCGCACGGCCCGGCCGCCGGGCTCGCGATGGCCGACGCGCTGCTGTCCGACCCCGCGCTGCAGGACTACCACCTGCTGCCCGGGGTCCGCGCCGACCTGCTGGCCGAGCTCGGGCGCAACGACGAAGCCAGGGTGGAGTTCCAGCGTGCCGCCGCGCTGACCCGCAACGCCGCCGAACGCGCGTTCCTGCACCGCCGCGCCGACGGGCTGCCCACCGGCGGCCACCCCGTGCGCACCCTCGCCGACGCGGCCGCCGACTTCCTCGCCCGCGACACCCTCGACGCCGCGACCGTGCGCTCCTACGGCCAGACCCTGCGACGCCTGCGCGCCACCCTCGGCGGCCAGTTGCCGCTGGCGTCGCTGACCGCCGACCAGGTCACCCGCGTGTTCACCACCGCCTGGGGCGACGCGGCGGCCACGACCTGGAACCGGCACCGCTCGGCGTTGCGCTCGTTCGCCGCCTGGGCCGGGATGGACGACCTCGGCGCCGGCCTGGATCGCCGCGCCGAAACCAGCACGCGCATCCCGTCGATCGCCCCGGCCCGGCTCGACGCGCTGTGGTCGCAAGACCTCCCGCTGCGGGAGCGCACGCTCTGGCGGCTGCTGCACGAATCCGCCGCTGGCGTGCGGACCGTGCTCTCGCTCGACATCGAGCACCTCGACCTCGAAGATCGCCGTGCCGAGATCGGCGGCACCTGGGTGTCCTGGCGCTCGGGCACCGCGCGGCTGCTCCCCGAGTTGCTCGCCGGCCGCACCCGCGGCCCGCTGTTCCTCGCCGACCGACGCCCCGCCCCGGCCCGCACCCCCGCGGCGGCCGATCTCTGCCCGGAGACCGGCCGCCGCAGGCTGTCCTACGAACGTGCCGAGTACCTGTTCAAGCAGGCGACCCGTCCGCTGGACCCGGACGGCCGCGGGTACACCCTGCGTCAGCTCAAACCGCGGAACTAG
- a CDS encoding MFS transporter: MTTTSARTTRWPGFALLCAAQLMVLLDTTIVNIALPPAQHDLGLSDADRHWIVTAYMLAFGALLLPAGRISDAIGRRRALLIGVLGFGLASAAGGAALNGGMLIGARAAQGVFAALLAPTAMALLTALFTDPAERGRALGRFSAVVGAGGAAGLLAGGLLTAALDWRWCLYVNVPIAALTAVLTPVLLPETPRHPLRLDLPSTLLGSTGAAALVFATTGRPLWLIPAVLLLGAFALRQVRTGNPLLPPRLLTRRRLGALAAVATTMAAMFGTMLVLTYQLQEVFGFDPLRTGLAILPGTAATMLIASQVSGRLMARLSPRLLIVPGMVLTAGGLALLTQLTPDSTYLGGVLPAQLVFGVGTGLVMSPSISAALTGAEPRETGLVSALISTAQQLGGSIGIAVLNGVAAGGATLAAQVHGHTVAAAVAAGLMLAGALLSGLLLGR; the protein is encoded by the coding sequence ATGACCACCACCTCCGCCCGCACCACCCGCTGGCCCGGGTTCGCCCTGCTCTGCGCCGCCCAGCTGATGGTGCTGCTCGACACCACGATCGTGAACATCGCGCTGCCCCCGGCCCAGCACGACCTGGGCCTGTCCGACGCCGACCGGCACTGGATCGTCACCGCCTACATGCTCGCCTTCGGCGCCCTGCTGCTGCCCGCCGGCCGGATCTCCGACGCCATCGGCCGCCGCCGTGCCCTGCTGATCGGCGTGCTCGGCTTCGGGCTCGCCTCCGCCGCCGGGGGAGCGGCGCTCAACGGCGGCATGCTCATCGGTGCCCGCGCCGCCCAGGGCGTCTTCGCCGCGCTGCTTGCCCCGACCGCGATGGCCCTGCTCACCGCGTTGTTCACCGACCCAGCCGAACGCGGACGGGCGCTGGGCCGGTTCAGCGCGGTCGTCGGCGCCGGGGGAGCCGCGGGCCTGCTGGCCGGCGGCCTGCTCACCGCCGCACTCGACTGGCGCTGGTGCCTCTACGTCAACGTGCCCATCGCCGCGCTGACCGCCGTGCTCACCCCGGTCCTGCTGCCCGAGACCCCCCGCCACCCGCTGCGTCTGGACCTGCCCAGCACGCTGCTCGGCAGCACCGGCGCCGCCGCACTGGTCTTCGCGACCACCGGCAGGCCGCTCTGGCTGATCCCGGCCGTGCTCCTGCTCGGCGCGTTCGCCCTGCGCCAGGTCCGCACCGGCAACCCGCTGCTGCCACCACGGCTGCTCACCCGCCGCCGCCTCGGCGCGCTGGCCGCCGTCGCCACCACCATGGCCGCCATGTTCGGCACCATGCTCGTGCTCACCTACCAGCTGCAGGAGGTCTTCGGCTTCGACCCGCTGCGCACCGGGCTGGCCATCCTCCCCGGCACCGCCGCCACCATGCTGATCGCCTCGCAGGTCTCCGGCAGGTTGATGGCCCGGCTCAGCCCGCGGCTGCTGATCGTGCCCGGCATGGTGCTCACCGCCGGTGGGCTCGCCCTGCTCACCCAGCTCACTCCGGACAGCACCTACCTCGGCGGCGTCCTGCCCGCGCAGCTCGTCTTCGGCGTCGGCACCGGGCTGGTCATGTCACCCAGCATCAGCGCCGCGCTCACCGGCGCCGAACCCCGCGAGACCGGCCTGGTCTCCGCGTTGATCAGCACCGCCCAGCAACTCGGCGGCTCGATCGGCATCGCCGTGCTGAACGGGGTCGCCGCCGGAGGTGCCACGCTCGCCGCCCAGGTCCACGGCCACACCGTCGCCGCCGCGGTCGCCGCGGGCCTGATGCTGGCCGGTGCGTTACTGAGCGGTCTGCTGCTCGGCCGCTAG
- a CDS encoding YciI family protein, whose protein sequence is MRFLMTSTPTGETTNPNLEAEMGAWIEELTASGVLLAAGGMALAGIEVSESGGEVTVTDGPYAEAKEEVGGFALVEVRSEEEAVEIGRRFVKMVGNSRSVIQRVYG, encoded by the coding sequence ATGCGCTTCCTGATGACGTCCACCCCGACCGGCGAGACCACCAACCCGAACCTCGAGGCCGAGATGGGTGCCTGGATCGAGGAACTGACCGCCTCCGGGGTGCTGCTGGCCGCCGGCGGCATGGCGCTGGCCGGGATCGAGGTCAGCGAGAGCGGCGGCGAGGTCACCGTGACCGACGGCCCCTACGCCGAGGCCAAGGAGGAGGTCGGCGGCTTCGCGCTGGTCGAGGTCCGCAGCGAGGAGGAGGCCGTGGAGATCGGCCGCCGCTTCGTCAAGATGGTCGGCAACAGCCGCAGCGTGATCCAGCGGGTCTACGGCTAG
- a CDS encoding FAD-dependent monooxygenase, which produces MTKNILISGASVAGPALAHWLHRYGFSTTVVERAPGLRGGGFAVDFRGDVHLRVLREMGILDEVRRRQTNMGDQVVVDAAGRQLATLPSSFMSGDVEIERDELSRLLYERTRDHTEYVFGDSIASMTESADGVRVCFDRGEPRTFDLVLGADGLHSNVRALAFGPESRFVRFLGYYVAAFEMPNFLGLDHSGLMYNEPGLGANIGSAGGKTDGGFVFPSEWLEYDRRDLDAQKRLVAERCAGAGWEVPRLVEAMWAAPELYFDSISQVRMPGFQRGRVALVGDAGYGATLGGLGTGTALVGAYVLAGELAVAHGDHRVAFARYEERMRDYAAGCQKLAEGAGPFLAPATRLRIWHRNQMYRALSWRRLAKLFDGMTTKAARAITLPDYAAHSVAPRESA; this is translated from the coding sequence ATGACCAAGAACATCCTGATCTCCGGCGCCAGTGTCGCCGGCCCCGCGCTGGCGCACTGGCTGCACCGCTACGGCTTCTCCACGACCGTCGTCGAGCGCGCGCCGGGGTTGCGCGGCGGCGGTTTCGCCGTGGACTTCCGCGGTGACGTGCATCTGCGCGTGCTGCGGGAGATGGGCATCCTCGACGAAGTCCGGCGGCGGCAGACGAACATGGGCGACCAGGTGGTCGTCGACGCGGCGGGCAGGCAGCTGGCGACGCTGCCGTCGTCGTTCATGAGCGGTGACGTGGAGATCGAGCGCGACGAGCTGAGCCGCCTGCTCTACGAGCGCACTCGCGACCACACCGAATACGTGTTCGGCGATTCGATCGCGTCGATGACCGAGAGCGCCGACGGGGTGCGGGTGTGCTTCGACCGCGGGGAGCCGCGCACCTTCGACCTGGTGCTCGGCGCGGACGGGCTGCACTCGAACGTGCGGGCGCTGGCGTTCGGGCCGGAGTCGCGGTTCGTGCGGTTCCTGGGGTACTACGTCGCGGCGTTCGAGATGCCCAACTTCCTCGGCCTGGACCACAGCGGGCTGATGTACAACGAGCCGGGCCTCGGCGCGAACATCGGCAGCGCGGGTGGCAAGACCGACGGCGGGTTCGTCTTCCCGTCGGAATGGCTGGAGTACGACCGGCGCGACCTGGACGCGCAGAAGCGGCTGGTCGCCGAGCGCTGCGCGGGTGCGGGCTGGGAGGTGCCGCGGCTGGTGGAGGCGATGTGGGCGGCGCCGGAGCTGTACTTCGACTCGATCAGCCAGGTGCGCATGCCCGGGTTCCAGCGCGGGCGGGTCGCACTGGTCGGTGACGCGGGCTACGGCGCGACGCTGGGCGGGCTGGGCACGGGGACCGCGCTGGTCGGGGCGTACGTGCTGGCCGGTGAACTCGCCGTCGCGCACGGGGACCACCGGGTCGCCTTCGCGCGGTACGAGGAGCGGATGCGCGACTACGCGGCGGGCTGCCAGAAGCTGGCCGAGGGCGCCGGCCCGTTCCTCGCCCCGGCGACGCGCTTGCGGATCTGGCACCGGAACCAGATGTACCGGGCGCTGTCGTGGCGGCGGCTGGCCAAGCTGTTCGACGGCATGACCACCAAGGCGGCTCGCGCCATCACGCTCCCGGACTACGCCGCGCACTCGGTGGCACCCCGCGAATCCGCCTGA